The Candidatus Paceibacterota bacterium region ACGGGTTGCCGATCTAATTGACGGTGGCGCTGGAAGCAGTCGGCGTTGCGCCCTGGCCCCCGTGGCCCGGCCCGATTTCAAAGGCCTGGATGAAGGCTTCGCCCTGGACGGCATGACCTCCCTCGATCGTTCGCAGCCCGGTGCAACGAACCTCGATAACTCCGTTCTTCGGCGTGATGTCGTCAAAGACGAGGTCCGCCGCCTTGTTTGGCCCGCCGGCCGTGGCGGCCACGTCGAGCCGTTCAACCACTTTGCGTCCGTTGAGCAGGATATCGAAAAAGTTCGTGCGCGTGTTCAAGCCACGCGTGGCGGCGAACTTGAGTCGGACAAAATACCTGCCCGGTCCAACCGTGAGGTTCACCCAGAAATCGCGGGCGTGGTAGCCGTAACGGTAGACCTCCGGATCGGAGGTTCCGCCAATCGGTTCGGCGACGGCGTTTGTCCACCAGCACTCGGCCACTGTGTCTTTCAACGCGGCGAGGCGCGTCACGATCTCGGTCCCCGGACGCCACCAATGCCCCTTGACATCGCGGTAATCCTGCCGCGACGGATAGCCGAAGATCAGCCGCTGCGCGTCTTTCGGGCCGCCGCCGGTTGGGAAACTGCACGGCGCGGTCTCGGCGGAAAACAGCACGGCATCCCCGCTAATTTGGCATCCTTGCGAGTAAGGATTCCCCTCGCCGGTGGCGACGATGCTTAGCGTGTGTTCTCGATTCGGAAGGCCGTTCCTGTAATAGAGCACCTGCTGGCTGCGCGGCGAAGGGTTCCAGCAGTCAATGGGGACAGACTGTTTCACGCCATCGAGAAATACGTCCGCCAGGCCTCCCGCGGGACTGGCAGGGCCCAGCAGACGCACCTGGTTGCCAACAAAACGCGCGGTCAGGACGGCGCCCTTTGTCTCCGTCACCCGCAGTGTTCGACCCAGGGCGGCGGCGTTCTCTTCTATGGTCCACGCGCCTTCATAACTAAAGGCGGCATCGTCCATAACCTGCTGCGGGATTTTGCCGCGGACGACCACCTCTTTCGCGCCGTCATGGCGGATGTGGACGATGGCATCGCCATTGGGCAGCGGTTTGAGGGTGTAACCGTTGGCGGACAGATCTCGGCGCCGGCGCAGCGAGCGGCCGTCCGCCGTGATTTTTGCAGGTTTAAAGGACAAGCGCAGGACGTCCACAGTTCGGGGCGGGGCGTCAAAAGTCGAATAGGCAATCTCGCCATCGCCATAGCGGACCTGGTTCACCACCGCGCTGGAGCGGACAACATGGTTTTCCCGGCTGGCGTCCAGCTGTTCCGGCAACCAGCTGATGGCCTCCAACACCCAGCGCAGGGGCAGCGGATGGGCAATGTTGAACCAGACGCCGTTAACGATGATGCCGCCATCAATGTTATCCTCGGTGATGCCGGTGTCGTGAGCGTCGTAGGTTTGAAGGATCAACTGGCGGACAGCCATCTCGCGCGCCCAGGGGTCGCCCGTCTCGGCGGCATATTGAGCGAGGGTCCTGCCGACGAGCAGGGGCGAGTACCACAGGGAGCGTCCGCAGCAGGGGCTGGACTCGGGATATGCCCACGCGCCGTTGAACACGTCGCCGCCTGACTGCGGAGCGGCGCTGGTGCGGTTGTAAAACAGGGTCATGATGTTGCGGGCGTCTTGGCGCCAGCCAGGGAACAAGGACCTTTGGGCGATGAGATAAGCGGGTACTTCGGCGGTAAGGGTGCAACCCTGCGTCGGGTTTTCCCAGTCCCAGAAATACCGGCCCCAGGTGTCGTCCGCGAGCCAGGCCGGCAGGAGTCGGTCGCGCAGATATCGAAGGCCGGCCTCGCGGGCCTGGAGAATCTGCCCTTCCTTGCCCGCGTGGCCCAGCCGAACGAATTCATCCAGGAACGCCAGGATCATGACGACGCCCCCGGTTTGTTTCTTGTTCTTCCAGGGCGCGCTTTCGGGGTTGGCGTAGCGCGGCCAGGGATCGCTGGCGGGTTCGAGGTGGCAGCGTTCGGCGAGCAGATCGCCCCAATGCCGGGCGGCGGCCAGCCAGCGCTCGTTGCCTGTAAGTTGATAAGTTCGGAGGAGGGCGCGGCCCATGTCGGCGCAGAGATCAAGCTGGATCATGCCGTTGGTATCGCACTTCCAGTAGGCTTTGCCTTTGACGGGAGCACTAATGGGGAAATCCGGCCAGGGGTGATCCGGCGGCGTCAAGCAGGCCTCCAGGAGGAAGTTGCCCATATAGGTCAGGTGCGCGACAGCCGCGGGGTCTCCGGTGTAACGGTAATAGTCGGTCATGCCGTGCAGGACACAGACCGCACGTTGGCCGATGTCAGCATTGTCCCAGTCCTTGGGGGTAACGGGCGTGATCAAGCCGTTGGTAGCGATGGTCCAATGTCCGCTGAAGACGTAATGGGGATACGCAGCGATGGCCGCGTTGGTAGTGGTCCAGGGATAGCGTTTTAAGGTCTCGGCGGCAATCCGCACACGGTAATCGCATTGGCCGTTCAGCCCCTGATGCCAGGGCGCGATCACGCCGTGGGCATCCACGACAGCGTCGTGGCCGTACTAGCGAGGCAGCACGGTAGCGGCCTGCACCCATAGCGGAGCAGCAAGACCAGCGCAGCACGTGAGGCTCAGGATCAAAACATTCCGTATAGGGGTATTCATAGGCTATTGAACATGGTTGTTTCTCTTCTCGTCAGCCAATGGGATCAACTCGACGCGGCGGAACAACCCCCGCTCGCCGGGCGAAGCAGCGCGCAGGCCGATAGTGCCGCGGGAAAAACCAGCGTCGGTTTGCACATGGACGCGCTCGCCATCCAGGAACACCTCAATTCGAGGGCCGCGACAGTCCACCCGGTACCGGTGTGTTTCGCCACGCAGAATCCTCCGGGGCAATGGCACGGGATCCAATACGGTCCAGACGCCGTTGCGGCGGACGTGAGGTCGCAGCGTATTCGGCAGGGTCTTGTACTGCGGGGCGTCGAACGGCGAATCCGCGCTCTGCACCTGAAACATCAGGCAGTGGTTTGCGTCCCGGGCGCGGACGATCCAACCGGTAATGCCGTCGCCTTGCGCGGGCAGAACCAGGTCAAATTCGAGACGGTAGTCCGTCAACTCTCCGAGGAATAGTCCCAATTCTCCGCCTTCGATGCGCAGTCCTTCGCTGGTGAAAAGCCAGCCGGCGGGAGCCGCCCACAGGTCCGACTGCCGATCGAGGTCCCGGCCGTAGAACGGGCCGGTGAGCGAGGCGTCCACAGCGGCGACTTGCTCCCGCAGCGCCTTGCGGGCCGCGCGCGAGAGATCGCCGCCAGGCGCGACGACGAGGTCGCAGACGAAGGCTGCGCGGCGGATGGGGTCGAGGCCCGTCCAGGCACGGAGTGCGACCGGCGTGCCGCACGCAATCGCCGCCGGAAGTTGCGCCTTGTCACGGCCATCATGAGGCAGGCGCCAGGTATAAAGCCGACCCTTCTCTGCGATCGGCGCGCTGAGCCGACCCGATTCATCCATCAGCATCAGGAGTGTGGGGCGGCCCTGGCCGACAGCCGGCGCGGCGAGCAGAACGTCCGGTCCAAGGGTAAGAACCACCTCATCGAGCCGGCTGGTTGGTCCCGGCTTGAGCGCCACGCGCTGGAAACCGCGGTTCTCGACCGCCAGGTCCGCACGGCATACCACCCGCAATTTGCGCCTGACCTTCGAGGCGGCGTCAATCCAGGCATAGCCTGCGTCGGCGTTCAGGGGCACCTTGCGACCAGCCGAATCCCTGATCTCCAGATGAGCCGCCCAGGACGGGATACGAAGGCCAAGGAGCGGTCCCTTGATCGCAGAGTTCGCCTGGGGTGTAAGCGTCAAGTCAAAGACCTTCTCCGCAGGCAGGCCGGAAGAGGCTGATCTTACCGTCACCCGCCACTCCTCTGACCCCACCCGCACCGGCGCGGAGAAGTCGGCGAAGAAGTTCACCAGGATGCGGTTGGTTGTCGCAGCGGCCAGGTACCCTTTGAGGGAGTGCAGGCCGAGGGGGCCGTGAAAGTTGCAGCAGACGTTCCACTCATCAACTTTGCCTCGCGTGGCCACCGGGCCGACCCCGTCACCGTCGAAATTGCGCCAGCCGTAACCGCCGTTGGCGCATTGATTGGCGGCGTATTGATTGCGCAGGAGACGCTCGGCCATTTCGAGGTAGCGGCATTCGCCGGTGAAGCGCCACAGTTCAAGGTTGAAGCGCAGCCAATCGGATTCAGAGCAACCCTCGTCGCCGGGGTAATCCTTGTAGAAGTGCTCGCCGATTCCGCCCAGGGGCCAGACATAGCCGCCGCGCATGGCTTGGTCCCACTTGGCCTGCGCCGCCGTCAGGAAGGGTTGTTTGCCGGCAATCTCGTACAGGGCGAGAATGCCGCGCCAGGCGCAGAGGTTCCCGTGACTGTGGTCAATGGGCAGAGCGTCGAACTTCCTGAAAACCTCGGCCATGCGCTCGGCCTGGCGGAGATAGCGCTCGTCGCCGGTGTCCCGGTAGAGCCACGCGAGCCCTTCGATCGCAGGGAAATAGCAGCAGGTGTAGCCCACGCCATAGGTGCCCGTGGCGCGGAACTCGGCTTCGCGGGCGGGAGCGCAAAGGTGCGCGGCGCTGTTGACATAGAAGTCCCCCAGGCGGCGGGCGGCTTCCCACAGCCGGGGATCGCCGGTCGCGCGCGCGG contains the following coding sequences:
- a CDS encoding malectin domain-containing carbohydrate-binding protein, which translates into the protein MDAHGVIAPWHQGLNGQCDYRVRIAAETLKRYPWTTTNAAIAAYPHYVFSGHWTIATNGLITPVTPKDWDNADIGQRAVCVLHGMTDYYRYTGDPAAVAHLTYMGNFLLEACLTPPDHPWPDFPISAPVKGKAYWKCDTNGMIQLDLCADMGRALLRTYQLTGNERWLAAARHWGDLLAERCHLEPASDPWPRYANPESAPWKNKKQTGGVVMILAFLDEFVRLGHAGKEGQILQAREAGLRYLRDRLLPAWLADDTWGRYFWDWENPTQGCTLTAEVPAYLIAQRSLFPGWRQDARNIMTLFYNRTSAAPQSGGDVFNGAWAYPESSPCCGRSLWYSPLLVGRTLAQYAAETGDPWAREMAVRQLILQTYDAHDTGITEDNIDGGIIVNGVWFNIAHPLPLRWVLEAISWLPEQLDASRENHVVRSSAVVNQVRYGDGEIAYSTFDAPPRTVDVLRLSFKPAKITADGRSLRRRRDLSANGYTLKPLPNGDAIVHIRHDGAKEVVVRGKIPQQVMDDAAFSYEGAWTIEENAAALGRTLRVTETKGAVLTARFVGNQVRLLGPASPAGGLADVFLDGVKQSVPIDCWNPSPRSQQVLYYRNGLPNREHTLSIVATGEGNPYSQGCQISGDAVLFSAETAPCSFPTGGGPKDAQRLIFGYPSRQDYRDVKGHWWRPGTEIVTRLAALKDTVAECWWTNAVAEPIGGTSDPEVYRYGYHARDFWVNLTVGPGRYFVRLKFAATRGLNTRTNFFDILLNGRKVVERLDVAATAGGPNKAADLVFDDITPKNGVIEVRCTGLRTIEGGHAVQGEAFIQAFEIGPGHGGQGATPTASSATVN
- a CDS encoding glycoside hydrolase family 127 protein, whose translation is MNTNLHGPGHRPAGLTPAIPPQTPQDDIMKPRENQNRRRILAGFLILGCAWDSFAASHILPAGLTLPLPKAVQLDGPWGAALARGVQRLALDPYTSEEWLLADITDRIRRYPNNYSGDVPGRYIELAILTSAGRPFSPPLVSNVLAALPALQKPDGHFGVDLDLAKPTDATSPLYPMLWGNSRLLIGLPVAARATGDPRLWEAARRLGDFYVNSAAHLCAPAREAEFRATGTYGVGYTCCYFPAIEGLAWLYRDTGDERYLRQAERMAEVFRKFDALPIDHSHGNLCAWRGILALYEIAGKQPFLTAAQAKWDQAMRGGYVWPLGGIGEHFYKDYPGDEGCSESDWLRFNLELWRFTGECRYLEMAERLLRNQYAANQCANGGYGWRNFDGDGVGPVATRGKVDEWNVCCNFHGPLGLHSLKGYLAAATTNRILVNFFADFSAPVRVGSEEWRVTVRSASSGLPAEKVFDLTLTPQANSAIKGPLLGLRIPSWAAHLEIRDSAGRKVPLNADAGYAWIDAASKVRRKLRVVCRADLAVENRGFQRVALKPGPTSRLDEVVLTLGPDVLLAAPAVGQGRPTLLMLMDESGRLSAPIAEKGRLYTWRLPHDGRDKAQLPAAIACGTPVALRAWTGLDPIRRAAFVCDLVVAPGGDLSRAARKALREQVAAVDASLTGPFYGRDLDRQSDLWAAPAGWLFTSEGLRIEGGELGLFLGELTDYRLEFDLVLPAQGDGITGWIVRARDANHCLMFQVQSADSPFDAPQYKTLPNTLRPHVRRNGVWTVLDPVPLPRRILRGETHRYRVDCRGPRIEVFLDGERVHVQTDAGFSRGTIGLRAASPGERGLFRRVELIPLADEKRNNHVQ